A DNA window from Synchiropus splendidus isolate RoL2022-P1 chromosome 2, RoL_Sspl_1.0, whole genome shotgun sequence contains the following coding sequences:
- the LOC128754723 gene encoding zinc finger and BTB domain-containing protein 5-like: protein MDFPGHFEQIFQQLNYQRVHGQLCDCVIVVGSRHFKAHRSVLAACSTHFRALFTVAEGDSSMNMIQLDSEVVTAEAFAALVDMMYTSTLMLGESNVMDILLAASHLHLNNVVKACKHYLTTRTLPLSPSCERPTHHPSQQEQQRHRHQQAELAVNNSMAANANLANAATSKLQRSFLLQQLGLSLVSSALGGMEDEAVGSRVEQRASFPIRRFHKRKPNLGLSEERPRQRPRPSGANLGLLAEGVHREQKDGALLSPDSHKMGDDSKLDAGISDLVGMSQDDPQMPSQSDSGRCEREDFGRLEGGVGKEEDMDDGDEHDRTGLKIKSGSELEETEEQEQKVVVKCEPLSSPEPTDEISDVTSQAEGSDRAEPGGQEEEEKVELSPESSDRSFNSEPQSSSQLLLKTSIGVGSGAFGCSSGLTPKPGFSISNFLGSKDFGNAGKGMITGEDELPNTTTGEAVSHHFLLRQDASTSPGSASSSLMQSHSHSGESRSSFSENLQTDSLFIPPLHDSLGSPRGNRGVNNPSHAAVDPFSLDFQRSSLGLHSLGRPSRGAGGGTPAALGYPCFRRIAPKMASSMGGEEGVASAHQDAASSSASITSPLLLNESGGYEMNNGRPTSLPPQLTRASADVLSKCKKALSEHNVLVVEGARKYACKICCKTFLTLTDCKKHIRVHTGEKPYACLKCGKRFSQSSHLYKHSKTTCLRWQNTNMPNSLL from the exons atGGACTTCCCGGGCCACTTTGAGCAGATCTTTCAGCAGCTCAACTACCAGCGTGTTCATGGTCaactgtgtgactgtgtgatcGTGGTGGGCAGCCGCCACTTCAAGGCCCACCGCTCGGTGCTGGCAGCCTGCAGCACCCACTTCAGAGCTCTGTTTACTGTTGCAGAAGGCGATTCCAGTATGAATATGATCCAGCTTGACAGCGAG GTGGTGACGGCTGAGGCTTTTGCTGCACTGGTTGACATGATGTACACCTCAACACTGATGCTGGGAGAGAGCAACGTGATGGACATTCTTCTCGCAGCTTCCCATCTCCATCTGAATAATGTAGTCAAAGCGTGCAAGCATTACCTAACCACGAGAACGTTGCCCTTGTCCCCATCCTGTGAAAGACCGACTCATCACCCAtcgcagcaggagcagcaaagGCACCGCCATCAACAGGCAGAGTTAGCCGTGAACAATTCCATGGCAGCTAATGCTAATTTGGCTAATGCCGCCACATCCAAGTTGCAACGTTCGTTTTTGCTTCAACAGCTGGGACTCAGTTTGGTGAGCTCTGCTTTAGGTGGGATGGAGGACGAGGCTGTGGGCAGTCGAGTGGAACAAAGAGCCTCCTTCCCGATTCGACGCTTCCATAAACGCAAACCCAACTTAGGGTTGTCAGAGGAGAGACCCCGGCAGAGGCCACGCCCCTCAGGCGCCAACTTGGGTCTCCTGGCAGAAGGAGTGCACAGGGAACAGAAGGATGGAGCGCTGCTGTCCCCAGACTCGCACAAAATGGGTGATGACTCCAAATTGGATGCTGGGATTTCTGACCTGGTCGGAATGTCTCAGGACGACCCCCAGATGCCCAGCCAGTCAGACAGCGGGCGCTGTGAGAGAGAGGACTTCGGGAGGCTGGAGGGAGGAGTGGGCAAGGAGGAGGACATGGACGACGGGGATGAGCATGACAGGACAGGCCTGAAGATCAAATCGGGATCAGAGttggaggagacggaggagcaggagcagaag gtcGTGGTTAAATGTGAGCCCCTGAGCTCCCCTGAGCCAACTGATGAAATTAGCGACGTGACATCACAGGCAGAGGGCAGCGACAGAGCAGAGCCTGGagggcaagaggaggaggaaaaggttGAGCTGAGCCCCGAGAGCAGTGACCGCAGCTTCAACTCTGAACCGCAGTCCAGTTCCCAGCTCCTTCTCAAGACTAGTATCGGAGTAGGCTCTGGAGCCTTCGGGTGTAGCAGCGGGCTCACGCCCAAGCCTGGTTTCAGTATTTCTAACTTCCTTGGATCCAAGGATTTTGGAAATGCTGGCAAGGGGATGATCACAGGCGAGGATGAACTTCCTAACACGACGACTGGAGAGGCAGTATCTCATCATTTTCTTCTGAGGCAAGATGCGTCCacttctcctggctctgcttcttcttcactgatgcagtcacactcacacagcggaGAGAGCCGCAGCAGTTTCAGTGAAAACCTGCAGACGGACTCTCTCTTCATCCCCCCGTTACATGACAGTTTGGGCAGCCCCAGAGGAAACAGGGGAGTGAATAACCCCAGTCACGCAGCTGTGGATCCATTCAGCTTGGACTTCCAGCGCTCCAGTTTAGGGCTGCACTCTCTCGGACGTCCATCCCGAGGGGCGGGAGGTGGGACTCCTGCGGCTCTTGGTTATCCTTGTTTCAGGCGTATTGCTCCAAAAATGGCCAGCAGCATGGGGGGCGAAGAGGGCGTGGCTAGCGCACACCAAGATGCTGCATCTTCCTCTGCTAGCATAACTAGTCCCTTGTTGCTAAATGAGAGTGGGGGGTATGAGATGAACAATGGGAGGCCCACCTCTCTTCCCCCGCAGCTGACCAGGGCGTCTGCAGATGTCCTGTCTAAGTGCAAAAAAGCCCTGTCTGAGCACAACGTCCTGGTGGTGGAAGGAGCTCGGAAATACGCTTGCAAAATCTGCTGCAAAACCTTCCTGACGTTGACTGACTGCAAGAAGCACATCAGAGTTCACACCGGGGAGAAACCCTACGCTTGTCTGAAGTGCGGGAAACGTTTCAGCCAGTCATCGCACTTATACAAGCACTCCAAGACCACGTGCCTGCGCTGGCAGAACACTAACATGCCCAACTCTCTACTGTAG
- the LOC128754472 gene encoding DNA-directed RNA polymerase I subunit RPA49-like, with translation MSTSMAASCSLMCCKEETETEKAAIVRFSNGNVKNAEKLAFSFYKDTDETNPRKKRRRILVAETDRLAYAGQNFGTAELKCNNLCKYYVGVLNKKTMTMELHNAQIFNMCPVIPGETTQTEKNKDETRSYRDKVDSLIEAFGTTKQKRALSSRRLNRVGNETLQHAVTKAANTVISERGLEVLRQEVADSESQADHLLHLPPCNADAEKPEDVYDFDELLSPAEFEALEQAGSKLLSLTPEELQKMKDERNCLSVVAHLENLPTATKAQERISRCSFYLSLLLKLSRQKSISRKFGQEEGCPRIIQNKILRNFTVESFKNGRVQNMVSSTMQSKLATFCLALLLHMGHMTADLTLLHCDLGISETKLVEMAKSMGLTLNKMSHKTGEERLAEHRTASLVLPLLKYDHFKEGRKRKKMS, from the exons ATGTCAACAAGCATGGCTGCCTCCTGCTCGCTCATGTGCTGTAAGGAAGAAACTGAGACCGAAAAAGCAGCTATAG TTCGCTTTTCAAATGGCAACGTCAAAAATGCAGAGAAACTGGCGTTTTCCTTTTACAAGGACACGGATGAGACCAACCCCAGAAAAAAGCGCAGGAGAATCCTG GTTGCTGAAACAGACAGATTAGCATATGCTGGACAGAATTTTGGAACAGCAGAACTAAAGTGCAACAATCTCTGCAA gtaCTATGTTGGGGTGTTGAACAAAAAGACCATGACGATGGAGCTGCACAATGCCCAGATATTCAACATGTGCCCAGTCATACCAG GAGAGACGACCCAGACAGAGAAGAACAAGGACGAGACAAGGTCTTACAGAGACAAG GTGGACTCTCTTATTGAGGCATTTGGCACCACCAAGCAGAAGAGAGCGCTGAGCTCGCGGAGGCTGAACAGGGTAGGCAATGAAACTCTACAGCATGCAGTGACCAAGGCTGCGAACACGGTGATCAGCGAGAGGGGCTTGGAAG TTTTGAGGCAGGAAGTGGCTGACTCCGAGTCTCAGGCTGACCACCTGCTCCACCTGCCTCCCTGCAATGCTGACGCAGAGAAACCCGAGGATGTCTACGATTTCGACGAGC TTCTGAGTCCCGCTGAGTTTGAAGCTCTTGAACAAGCTGGATCAAAGCTGCTGTCACTCACCCCTGAAGAGCTGCAGAAGATGAAGGATGAACGAAA TTGCCTCAGTGTTGTGGCCCACTTGGAGAACCTCCCTACAGCCACTAAAGCCCAGGAGAGAATATCCCGCTGTTCCTTTTACCTGTCTCTGCTGCTCAAACTGTCGCGACAGAAAAGCATTAGCCGCAAAT TCGGTCAGGAGGAGGGCTGCCCTCGCATCATCCAGAACAAAATTCTAAGGAATTTCACCGTGGAATCCTTTAAGAATGGAAG AGTCCAGAACATGGTGTCTTCCACAATGCAGTCCAAGTTGGCAACGTTCTGTCTGGCTCTCTTGCTGCAcatgggtcacatgactgcagatCTCACCTTACTGCACTGTGACTTGGGAATCAGCGAGACCAA GCTAGTTGAAATGGCGAAATCAATGGGCCTGACTCTCAACAAAATGTCTCACAAAACAGGAGAGGAAAGGCTGGCAGAACACAGGACGGCCTCACTAGTTTTACCTCTGCTTAAATACGACCATTTCAAGGAGGGACGAAAACGCAAAAAGATGTCCTAG